From Leishmania braziliensis MHOM/BR/75/M2904 complete genome, chromosome 22, a single genomic window includes:
- a CDS encoding putative 40S ribosomal protein L14: protein MVKSHYIRAGRMVRILRGPRQDRVGVIVDIVDANRVLVENPEDAKMWRHVQNLKNVEPLKYCVSVGRNCSAKALKDALDSSKVLEKYAKTRTAARVEAKKACAASTDFERYQLRVARRSRAYWARKVFDEKDAKTPVSWHKVALKRMQKKASKMDSTEGAKRRMQKAIAARKAKK from the coding sequence ATGGTCAAGTCCCACTACATCCGCGCCGGGCGCATGGTGCGCATCCTGCGTGGCCCCCGCCAGGACCGCGTCGGTGTGATCGTTGACATTGTCGACGCGAACCGCGTGCTGGTGGAGAACCCAGAGGACGCGAAGATGTGGCGCCACGTGCAGAATCTGAAGAACGTGGAGCCGCTGAAGTACTGTGTGAGCGTTGGCCGCAACTGCAGCGCGAAGGCGCTGAAGGATGCGCTGGACTCGTCGAAGGTGCTGGAGAAGTACGCGAAGacgcgcactgctgcacgcgtggaggcgaagaaggcgtgcGCTGCGTCGACGGACTTCGAGCGCTACCAGCTGCGCGTAGCGCGTCGATCTCGCGCGTACTGGGCGCGCAAGGTGTTCGACGAGAAGGACGCGAAGACGCCCGTGTCTTGGCACAAGGTTGCGCTGAAGAGGATGCAGAAGAAGGCCTCAAAGATGGACTCGACCGAGGGCGCGAAGAGGCGCATGCAGAAGGCGATTGCTGCGCGCAAGGCGAAGAAGTAA
- a CDS encoding putative alanyl-tRNA synthetase, with protein sequence MSFIEWPVSRVRQKFVDYFKKQGHTFVPGSPVCPHDDPTLLFINAGMNQFKTLFLGTADPNTDFGRLKRVANSQMCIRAGGKHNDLEDVGRDTYHHTFFEMLGSWSFGDYFKKEAIQWAWELLTEVYKLPKDQLYVTYFEGDVKNGLDPDLEAKELWGQFLPESQIIPGNAKDNFWEMGDTGPCGPCSEVHFDRIGGRNAAGLVNKDDPMVVEIWNLVFMQFERRTDGLLTPLPQKHVDTGMGLERLTSILQGVKSNYDTDVWIPIFEAIQTATGYRKSYVEIRSEPDSDALVAYRVVADHIRCLTSAVGDGVMPDSVGRGFVLRRIIRRAVRYGVQFLGADPGFFTQLVDSVCASLGPFFPHLKDPRNIQRIKAVLADEEQSFAKTWEMGLKHFNHAAGECRANNSRVISGSEAFVLHDRYGFPVDLTCLLAEKDGMTVDLEGFNAEMKANQVSAGRVAAAKTFIDAYQLEDLKKRAIPQTDDGAKYAWEDSTGEVLAIFDKKNSRFISLLEPGNDLGAEEVGIILNATNFYAESGGQVYDTGRLVAARDCVFEVKKVYNVGGYVVHVGKLSKDSASPIPLSALVQMQVDYERRLPIAANHTTTHQLNWTLRRVLEENPANFTEVQQKGSLVTDEMLRFDFSHHTKLSNEDLVRVEKLLNEKIQAGLPVYREEVPLAAASKINGLRQMFGEKYPDPVSVISIGAPINEMLANPEKEEWRDYAVEFCGGTHLSNLKEAEKAVIISEEALMKGVRRVVVATKAEADKAIKAGAELKGQYDELVKREATVGNIKALSVLNKKVGDSCVPLVLKNAMRDNIDAAIKQMNASLKLQVAEAKEKAAEAGKALGASYDAAAAPFFVHQMTEFGAEREALQAFSDGFSSTVSGPVGVFLIGSDDEKALAIVSMPTAFVEKKMSAVTWAKSSIGKGGGKPNAAQSGLPAKDAAAAAAKATAEAEKMKASL encoded by the coding sequence ATGTCGTTCATCGAGTGGCCTGTGAGTCGCGTCCGCCAGAAGTTCGTCGACTACTTCAAGAAGCAGGGGCACACGTTTGTGCCCGGCAGCCCTGTCTGTCCGCACGATGACCCAACGCTGCTATTCATCAATGCTGGCATGAACCAGTTCAAGACACTCTTTTTGGGCACCGCTGACCCCAACACTGACTTTGGCCGTCTGAAGCGCGTTGCCAACTCGCAGATGTGCATTCGCGCTGGTGGAAAGCACAACGACTTGGAGGATGTCGGTCGTGACACGTACCACCACACCTTTTTCGAGATGCTGGGATCGTGGTCCTTTGGCGACTATTTCAAGAAGGAGGCCATCCAGTGGGCCTGGGAGCTGCTGACGGAGGTGTACAAGCTGCCCAAGGATCAGCTCTACGTGACCTACTTTGAGGGAGACGTCAAGAACGGGTTGGATCCGGATctggaggcgaaggagctgTGGGGGCAGTTTCTCCCAGAGAGCCAGATAATCCCTGGCAACGCCAAGGACAATTTCTGGGAGATGGGTGACACCGGTCCGTGCGGTCCGTGCTCGGAGGTTCACTTTGACCGCATCGGCGGCCGTAACGCTGCTGGCCTCGTCAACAAGGACGATCCGATGGTGGTGGAGATCTGGAATCTGGTGTTCATGCAGTTCGAGCGTCGCACTGATGGCCTCCTCACTCCACTGCCGCAGAAGCACGTCGACACCGGCATGGGTCTGGAGCGCCTCACCTCTATTTTGCAGGGCGTCAAGTCCAACTACGACACAGACGTGTGGATCCCCATCTTTGAGGCCATCCAGACGGCGACCGGCTACCGCAAGTCGTACGTAGAGATCCGCAGCGAGCCCGACAGCGACGCCTTGGTGGCCTaccgcgtcgtcgccgaCCACATTCGCTGCCTGACATCTGCCGTGGGCGACGGCGTCATGCCCGACTCCGTCGGCCGCGGCttcgtgctgcgccgcattaTCCGCCGCGCTGTGCGCTACGGTGTGCAGTTCCTCGGTGCCGATCCTGGTTTCTTCACGCAGCTGGTCGAcagcgtgtgcgcctccttGGGCCCGTTCTTCCCGCACCTAAAGGACCCCCGCAATATCCAGCGCATCAAGGCGGTGCTGGCTGACGAGGAGCAGTCGTTTGCCAAGACCTGGGAGATGGGGCTGAAACATTTTAATCACGCCGCGGGTGAGTGCCGGGCAAACAACTCGAGGGTCATCAGCGGCTCCGAAGCCTTTGTTCTTCACGACCGGTACGGCTTCCCAGTGGATCTGACATGTCTGCTGGCCGAGAAGGACGGTATGACGGTGGACCTGGAGGGCTTCAATGCGGAGATGAAGGCGAATCAGGTGAGTGCAGGTCGTGTGGCAGCCGCTAAGACCTTCATTGATGCATATCAGCTCGAGGATCTCAAGAAACGCGCTATTCCGCAAACCGACGATGGCGCCAAGTATGCCTGGGAGGACTCCACCGGCGAAGTACTCGCTATCTTCGATAAGAAGAACAGCAGGTTTATTTCTCTTCTGGAGCCCGGGAACGACCTCGGGGCCGAGGAGGTCGGGATTATTCTGAACGCCACGAACTTTTACGCCGAGTCTGGCGGCCAGGTGTACGACACCGGTCGCCTGGTCGCGGCTAGAGACTGTGTGTTTGAGGTGAAGAAGGTGTACAACGTAGGTGGCTACGTAGTGCACGTAGGCAAGCTGAGCAAGGACTCCGCCTCCCCGATCCCCTTGTCCGCGTTGGTGCAGATGCAGGTGGACTAcgagcgccgcctgccgATCGCGGCAAACCACACTACTACACACCAGTTGAACTGGACTCTACGCCGTGTGCTGGAAGAGAACCCGGCCAACTTcacggaggtgcagcagaaGGGTTCCCTCGTGACGGATGAGATGCTCCGCTTTGATTTCAGCCATCACACAAAGCTGTCGAACGAGGACCTTGTGCGCGtggagaagctgctgaaTGAGAAGATCCAGGCGGGCCTGCCCGTCTACCGCGAGGAGGTGCCCCTGGCGGCTGCTAGCAAGATCAACGGTCTTCGCCAGATGTTCGGTGAGAAATACCCAGATCCCGTCAGTGTCATTTCCATCGGTGCCCCAATCAACGAGATGCTAGCGAACCCCGAGAAGGAGGAGTGGCGCGATTATGCCGTCGAGTTCTGCGGCGGCACGCACCTCAGCAACCTCAAGGAGGCCGAAAAGGCGGTGATAATCTCAGAGGAGGCTCTCATGAAGGGCGTGCgccgcgtggtggtggccacCAAGGCGGAGGCCGACAAGGCCATCAAGGCTGGAGCTGAACTGAAGGGACAGTACGATGAGCTGGTGAAAAGGGAGGCGACAGTGGGCAACATCAAGGCGCTGTCAGTGCTGAACAAGAAGGTGGGTGATAGCTGTGTTCCGCTCGTGCTTAAGAACGCGATGCGCGACAACATCGACGCGGCCATCAAGCAGATGAATGCGTCCCTCAAGTTGCAGGTTgcagaggcgaaggagaaggccGCAGAAGCAGGCAAGGCCCTCGGTGCGTCGtacgacgctgccgccgcgccatTCTTCGTTCACCAGATGACCGAATTTGGCGCAGAGCgtgaggcgctgcaggcgttTTCTGACGGTTTCTCCAGCACCGTGAGTGGACCGGTCGGCGTCTTCCTCATCGGTAGTGACGACGAGAAGGCGCTCGCGATTGTGTCCATGCCAACCGCTTTTGTGGAGAAGAAGATGAGCGCCGTCACGTGGGCCAAGTCCTCTATTGGCAAGGGTGGCGGCAAGCCCAATGCTGCTCAGTCTGGTCTCCCCGCCAAggacgccgcagccgcagcggcgaaggccacagcggaggcggagaagatgAAGGCATCTTTGTAG